A window of the Cystobacter fuscus genome harbors these coding sequences:
- the thrS gene encoding threonine--tRNA ligase, whose product MADQITVTLPDGSQKQAARGTSIADFVREGIGAGLAKAALFARVNGEDMDLSRRLESDVKLQIFTSKSPEGLELIRHDAAHVVAAVVQRLYPGTQVTIGPSTEDGFYYDFFRDRPFTPEDLEKIEAEANKEIAQNQPFVRSEVSMEEAIQLFEGKGEKFKVEIVKDIAAKGAKTLTLYTHGDWVDFCLGPHAPSTGKIGVIKLMSTSGAYWRGDHRNPMLQRIYGTAFFDKKALQEHLNRLEEARKRDHRKLGKELDLFHFHQFSPGGAFWTPKGTTLYNTLSAFMRRLTTDNGYVEIKTPLLYNKGLWETSGHWGKYKENMFLVLDNESGEHDFSLKPMNCPSHHLYYGFKKHSYRDLPLRLHTQDVLHRNEAAGSLGGLTRVRQFAQDDAHIYCREDQIPDEVKHFVRILDHVYKAVGLSYSVKLSTRPEKRLGDDSLWDRAEGGLKSALESLGLQYELKPGDGAFYGPKIDFDVSDSIGRKWQLGTIQLDYLAPERFDLTYVGEDNAEHRPVVLHRAIYGSFERFIAILIEHFAGAFPAWLAPVQVTLVTVADRQLDYARQVRDRLRSKGYRVELDERGITLNAKIREGQVQKIPFTLVIGDNEVEAGAVSPRRYGGEDLKSMKLELFEALLEKEAAWP is encoded by the coding sequence ATGGCGGATCAAATCACGGTGACGCTCCCCGACGGCAGCCAGAAGCAGGCGGCGCGGGGCACGAGCATCGCTGACTTCGTGCGTGAGGGCATTGGGGCGGGCCTGGCCAAGGCCGCGCTCTTCGCGCGGGTGAACGGCGAGGACATGGACTTGTCGCGCCGGCTCGAGTCGGACGTGAAGCTGCAGATCTTCACCTCCAAGAGCCCCGAGGGGTTGGAGCTCATCCGGCACGACGCCGCGCACGTGGTGGCGGCGGTGGTGCAGCGGCTCTATCCCGGCACCCAGGTGACGATCGGCCCGTCCACGGAGGACGGCTTCTACTACGACTTCTTCCGCGACCGGCCCTTCACGCCCGAGGACCTGGAGAAGATCGAGGCGGAGGCCAACAAGGAGATCGCCCAGAACCAGCCCTTCGTGCGCAGCGAGGTCTCCATGGAGGAGGCCATCCAGCTCTTCGAGGGCAAGGGCGAGAAGTTCAAGGTCGAGATCGTCAAGGACATCGCGGCCAAGGGCGCCAAGACGCTCACGCTCTACACCCACGGCGACTGGGTGGACTTCTGTCTCGGGCCCCACGCGCCGAGCACCGGGAAGATCGGCGTCATCAAGCTCATGTCCACGAGCGGTGCCTACTGGCGCGGCGATCATCGCAACCCGATGCTCCAGCGCATCTACGGCACGGCCTTCTTCGACAAGAAGGCGCTCCAGGAGCACCTCAACCGGCTGGAGGAGGCGCGCAAGCGCGACCACCGCAAGCTGGGCAAGGAACTGGATCTCTTCCACTTCCACCAGTTCTCGCCCGGCGGCGCCTTCTGGACCCCCAAGGGCACCACCCTCTACAACACCCTGTCGGCCTTCATGCGCCGGCTGACGACCGACAACGGCTACGTGGAGATCAAGACCCCGCTGCTCTACAACAAGGGCCTGTGGGAGACGAGCGGCCACTGGGGCAAGTACAAGGAGAACATGTTCCTCGTGCTGGACAACGAGAGCGGCGAGCACGACTTCTCGCTCAAGCCGATGAACTGCCCCAGCCACCACCTGTACTACGGCTTCAAGAAGCACAGCTACCGCGACCTGCCCCTGCGCCTGCACACCCAGGACGTACTGCACCGCAACGAGGCGGCCGGCTCGCTGGGCGGCCTCACGCGCGTGCGCCAGTTCGCCCAGGACGACGCCCACATCTACTGCCGCGAGGATCAGATCCCCGACGAGGTGAAGCACTTCGTCCGCATCCTGGATCACGTCTACAAGGCCGTGGGGCTGAGCTACTCGGTGAAGTTGTCCACGCGGCCGGAGAAGCGGCTCGGCGATGACTCGCTGTGGGATCGGGCCGAGGGCGGCCTGAAGAGCGCGCTGGAGAGCCTGGGTCTGCAGTACGAGCTCAAGCCGGGCGATGGCGCCTTCTACGGCCCGAAGATCGACTTCGACGTGTCCGACAGCATCGGCCGCAAGTGGCAGCTGGGCACCATCCAGCTCGACTACCTGGCGCCCGAGCGCTTCGATCTCACCTACGTGGGCGAGGACAACGCCGAGCACCGCCCGGTCGTGCTGCACCGCGCCATCTACGGCTCCTTCGAGCGCTTCATCGCCATCCTCATCGAGCACTTCGCGGGGGCGTTCCCGGCGTGGCTGGCGCCCGTGCAGGTCACGCTCGTCACCGTGGCGGACCGGCAGCTCGACTACGCCCGCCAGGTGCGCGACCGGCTGCGCTCCAAGGGCTACCGGGTGGAACTGGACGAGCGGGGAATCACCCTCAACGCCAAGATCCGCGAGGGTCAGGTGCAGAAGATCCCCTTCACCCTGGTGATCGGCGACAACGAGGTGGAGGCGGGCGCGGTCTCCCCCCGCCGCTACGGCGGAGAGGACCTCAAGAGCATGAAGCTGGAGCTCTTCGAGGCCCTGCTGGAGAAGGAAGCGGCCTGGCCCTGA
- the rpmI gene encoding 50S ribosomal protein L35, whose amino-acid sequence MPKLKTRSSAKKRFHVKKSGQVKFAKAYGKHLFTHAKSQKLKREHRGTGHLRDMDAKKVRLELFPYGAN is encoded by the coding sequence ATGCCCAAGTTGAAGACCCGGAGCAGCGCGAAGAAGCGCTTCCACGTGAAGAAGTCCGGCCAGGTGAAGTTCGCCAAGGCCTATGGCAAGCACCTGTTCACCCACGCCAAGAGCCAGAAGCTCAAGCGCGAGCACCGGGGCACGGGTCACCTCCGGGACATGGACGCCAAGAAGGTGCGTCTGGAGCTGTTCCCGTACGGGGCCAACTAG
- the rplT gene encoding 50S ribosomal protein L20 translates to MRVKKGFKARRRRNRILKLAKGYRGRRKNCYKRANQAVERALDYASRDRAQRKRNFRSLWIVRINAAARLTGLSYSRLISGLAKNKIALDRKVLADLAVADPAGFAAVANIAKAA, encoded by the coding sequence ATGCGCGTCAAAAAAGGATTCAAGGCCCGTCGTCGTCGTAATCGCATTCTGAAGCTGGCCAAGGGCTACCGGGGCCGCCGCAAGAATTGCTACAAGCGGGCCAACCAGGCCGTGGAGCGCGCGCTGGATTACGCCAGCCGTGATCGCGCGCAGCGCAAGCGCAACTTCCGCTCGCTGTGGATCGTCCGCATCAACGCGGCCGCTCGCCTCACGGGCCTGTCGTACTCGCGGCTGATCTCCGGTCTGGCCAAGAACAAGATCGCCCTGGATCGCAAGGTCCTCGCCGATCTGGCCGTGGCGGATCCCGCCGGTTTTGCCGCCGTCGCCAACATCGCGAAGGCGGCCTGA
- the pheS gene encoding phenylalanine--tRNA ligase subunit alpha, with protein sequence MRDRLQSLADAARREISVASEPTAVEALRIRYLGKKGELSGVLGGMGKLPPDERRALGEVANQVKAEIEKLLGEAIQRVEEAALESELRGPRLDVTLPGRSVTPGSRHPVSRTMEDIVRTFQRLGFEVAHGPEIELDYFNFEALNLPKDHPARDMQDTFYVDEASLGHAKKADSPVLLRTHTSPVQVRFMLNRKPPIRAVMPGRVYRRDSDITHTPMFHQVEGLLVDKDVSFAELKGTLDAFVKAFFGSDTRTRFRPSFFPFTEPSAEVDISCTSCGGKGCRVCKQTGWLEVLGSGMVHPNVFKYSGYDATEVTGYAFGMGVERIAMLRYRIDDLRMMFENDARFLEQF encoded by the coding sequence ATGCGAGACCGCTTGCAGTCGCTCGCGGATGCGGCACGGCGCGAGATCTCCGTCGCCTCGGAACCCACCGCGGTGGAGGCGCTCCGGATCCGCTACCTCGGCAAGAAGGGCGAGTTGTCCGGTGTGCTCGGCGGCATGGGCAAGTTGCCCCCCGACGAGCGCCGCGCCCTGGGCGAGGTGGCCAATCAGGTCAAGGCCGAGATCGAGAAGCTGCTCGGCGAGGCCATCCAGCGCGTGGAGGAGGCGGCGCTCGAGAGCGAGCTGCGCGGCCCCAGGCTGGACGTGACGCTGCCCGGGCGCAGCGTCACCCCCGGCAGTCGCCACCCGGTGTCCCGGACGATGGAGGACATCGTCCGCACCTTCCAGCGGCTCGGCTTCGAGGTGGCCCATGGGCCGGAGATCGAGCTGGACTACTTCAACTTCGAGGCGCTCAACCTCCCGAAGGATCACCCCGCGCGCGACATGCAGGACACCTTCTACGTGGACGAGGCCTCGCTCGGCCACGCGAAGAAGGCGGACAGCCCGGTGCTCCTGCGCACGCACACCTCGCCGGTGCAGGTGCGCTTCATGCTCAACCGCAAGCCGCCCATCCGCGCCGTCATGCCGGGCCGCGTCTACCGGCGCGACTCGGACATCACCCACACGCCCATGTTCCACCAGGTGGAGGGGCTGCTCGTGGACAAGGACGTGAGCTTCGCCGAGCTCAAGGGCACCCTGGACGCCTTCGTGAAGGCCTTCTTCGGCTCGGACACGCGCACGCGCTTCCGGCCTTCCTTCTTTCCCTTCACCGAGCCCTCGGCCGAGGTGGACATCTCCTGCACCTCGTGCGGCGGCAAGGGTTGCCGCGTGTGCAAGCAGACCGGCTGGCTGGAGGTGCTCGGCAGCGGCATGGTGCACCCCAACGTCTTCAAGTACAGCGGCTACGACGCCACCGAGGTGACGGGCTACGCGTTCGGCATGGGCGTGGAGCGCATCGCCATGCTGCGCTATCGCATCGATGACCTGCGGATGATGTTCGAGAACGACGCGCGCTTCCTGGAGCAGTTCTGA
- the pheT gene encoding phenylalanine--tRNA ligase subunit beta, whose amino-acid sequence MKISVKWLKDYVALPAAVEELARKLTAVGLEIEGLDRPGEALRGVVVAQIQESVQHPNADKLSVTKVDLGGPEKLQVVCGAKNFKVGDKVPLATLGTKLPNGVEIKQAPLRGVDSFGMLCSAKELGLSEESSGLLILPPELVPGTPIAEALGVDDVVLEVNVTPNRPDALSHLGVAREVAVATGSPLKLPEPRLAESGEPASSKIKVRIEDPVRCPRYAARVIENVKIGPSPQWLQDRLKACGVRPISNVVDVTNFVLLEYGQPLHAFDLAKVAGQEIIVRTARPGEKMTTLDGKQRALDAEDLLVCDRDRAQALAGVMGGEDSEVSASTTRVVLESAHFQPSSIRRSSKRHGLHTEASHRFERGADLDAVVPAVDRAAALIAELAGGTVAPGRVDVYPQPQPLRRVSMRYGRVEKVLGVAIAEADCRRILGTLGFKAVEEGSGQTTFEVPRARVDVEREEDLFEELARVHGYDNIPAKLPRGLAELAPEPPATEAERRARQALAGAGLSEVVNYSFVMPRVLEALGGKEQPVALLNPLSVEQSVMRTSLLPGLLENLSRSVRHQVDTVFVYEMGRAYLRDPAGGQGQQPAAREVPRLAGLCWGLRGGRTWTQKDARADFYDAKGAVEGVLHALHVDGVRFVPAEAPAYHPRACARVELADGTVLGHVGELHPRVTKALELPRDVFAFELDTGPLYAAARLVPAWGGLPRFPAVLRDLAVVVPLELPNDEVRRVILEVGGPLVEDALVFDVYTGKPIPEGRKNLAYAIRYRSPERTLTDAEVGTAHQRIIAEVNQRLGGALRA is encoded by the coding sequence ATGAAGATCTCGGTCAAGTGGCTCAAGGACTATGTGGCGCTGCCCGCGGCCGTGGAGGAGCTGGCGCGCAAGTTGACGGCGGTGGGTCTGGAGATCGAGGGCCTGGATCGCCCCGGCGAGGCCCTGCGCGGCGTCGTGGTGGCGCAGATCCAGGAGTCCGTCCAGCACCCCAACGCGGACAAGCTGTCCGTCACCAAGGTGGACCTGGGCGGCCCGGAGAAGCTCCAGGTGGTGTGCGGCGCCAAGAACTTCAAGGTCGGGGACAAGGTGCCCCTGGCCACCCTCGGCACGAAGCTGCCCAATGGCGTGGAGATCAAGCAGGCTCCGCTGCGCGGCGTGGACAGCTTCGGCATGCTCTGCTCGGCCAAGGAGCTGGGCCTGTCCGAGGAGTCCTCCGGCCTGCTCATCCTCCCGCCGGAGCTCGTGCCCGGCACGCCCATCGCCGAGGCGCTCGGGGTGGATGACGTGGTGCTGGAGGTGAACGTCACCCCCAACCGGCCCGATGCCCTGTCCCACCTGGGCGTGGCGCGCGAGGTGGCCGTGGCCACGGGCTCGCCCCTGAAGCTTCCCGAGCCCCGGCTCGCGGAGTCCGGCGAGCCCGCCTCCAGCAAGATCAAGGTGCGCATCGAGGACCCCGTGCGCTGCCCGCGCTACGCGGCCCGCGTCATCGAGAACGTGAAGATCGGCCCCTCGCCCCAGTGGCTCCAGGACCGGCTCAAGGCGTGCGGCGTGCGCCCCATCAGCAACGTGGTGGACGTGACGAACTTCGTCCTCCTGGAGTACGGCCAGCCCCTGCACGCCTTCGACCTGGCCAAGGTGGCGGGCCAGGAGATCATCGTCCGCACCGCTCGGCCCGGCGAGAAGATGACCACGCTGGATGGCAAGCAGCGCGCGCTGGATGCCGAGGATCTGCTCGTCTGTGACCGCGACCGGGCCCAGGCCCTGGCCGGAGTGATGGGCGGCGAGGACAGCGAGGTGAGCGCGAGCACCACCCGCGTGGTGCTGGAGTCCGCCCACTTCCAGCCCTCGAGCATCCGCCGCTCCTCCAAGCGCCATGGCCTGCACACCGAGGCCTCGCACCGCTTCGAGCGCGGGGCGGACCTGGATGCCGTCGTGCCCGCGGTGGATCGGGCCGCGGCGCTCATCGCCGAGCTGGCCGGTGGCACGGTGGCGCCGGGCCGCGTGGACGTGTACCCCCAGCCCCAGCCGCTGCGCCGGGTGTCCATGCGCTATGGCCGGGTGGAGAAGGTGCTCGGCGTGGCCATCGCCGAGGCGGACTGCCGGCGCATTCTCGGCACCCTGGGCTTCAAGGCCGTGGAGGAGGGGAGCGGGCAGACGACCTTCGAGGTGCCCCGCGCCCGCGTGGACGTGGAGCGGGAGGAGGACCTCTTCGAGGAACTCGCCCGCGTCCACGGCTACGACAACATCCCCGCGAAGCTGCCGCGCGGCCTCGCCGAGCTGGCCCCCGAGCCGCCCGCCACCGAGGCCGAGCGCCGCGCCCGTCAGGCACTCGCCGGAGCGGGGTTGAGCGAGGTGGTGAACTACTCCTTCGTGATGCCGCGCGTGCTGGAGGCCCTCGGGGGCAAGGAGCAGCCGGTGGCGCTGCTCAACCCGCTGAGCGTCGAGCAGTCGGTGATGCGCACGAGCCTGTTGCCCGGCCTGCTGGAGAACCTCTCACGCAGCGTGCGGCACCAGGTGGACACCGTGTTCGTGTACGAGATGGGACGGGCCTACCTGCGCGACCCCGCCGGCGGCCAGGGTCAGCAGCCGGCCGCGCGAGAGGTGCCTCGTCTGGCGGGCCTGTGCTGGGGCCTGCGTGGTGGCCGCACCTGGACCCAGAAGGACGCGAGGGCGGACTTCTACGACGCCAAGGGCGCCGTGGAGGGGGTGCTGCACGCGCTCCATGTGGACGGAGTCCGCTTCGTCCCCGCGGAGGCCCCGGCGTACCATCCGCGCGCCTGTGCCCGGGTGGAGCTGGCCGACGGCACGGTGCTCGGCCATGTGGGCGAGCTGCACCCGCGTGTGACCAAGGCCCTGGAGCTGCCTCGGGACGTCTTCGCCTTCGAGCTGGACACGGGGCCGCTCTATGCCGCCGCCCGGCTCGTGCCCGCCTGGGGGGGCCTGCCTCGCTTCCCGGCGGTGCTGCGGGACCTGGCCGTGGTGGTGCCCCTGGAGCTGCCCAACGACGAGGTCCGTCGGGTCATCCTCGAGGTCGGCGGGCCGCTGGTGGAGGACGCGCTCGTCTTCGACGTCTACACGGGCAAGCCCATCCCCGAGGGACGCAAGAACCTGGCGTACGCCATCCGCTACCGCTCGCCCGAGCGCACCCTCACCGACGCGGAGGTGGGCACCGCCCACCAGCGCATCATCGCCGAGGTCAACCAGCGCCTGGGCGGCGCCCTGCGCGCCTGA
- a CDS encoding DUF6310 domain-containing protein, with protein METNKFRRQLFERAQTPHRRTDSLTEYALRAPRRQTVFDFQVGVRSATHKAMLEIEEPQLQGVIVLMDWC; from the coding sequence ATGGAGACCAACAAGTTCCGCCGACAGCTTTTCGAACGAGCACAGACGCCACATCGAAGAACTGACAGCCTGACGGAGTACGCGCTCAGGGCTCCTCGCCGCCAGACGGTATTTGACTTCCAGGTCGGCGTGCGAAGCGCCACTCACAAGGCCATGCTGGAAATCGAGGAACCGCAACTTCAGGGCGTTATCGTCCTCATGGATTGGTGCTGA
- a CDS encoding invertase recombinase-like protein: MKLFRVCLTSLMVLLTACGDSTDPEGPPDSGQPRPDAGTQQPDAGTEVPDSGSEPPDSGTETPDSGTETPDSGTGTPDSGTETPDAGTEVPDAGTGTPDSGTETPDAGTETPDAGSDAGTSVLDNWSFEEWPGALPSQWLGSKSNLTSDAVQKVTTNPYQGLNAARLINDTGTHKRFTTVAKSMPAGRYSCTYQVRGSGEIRNAFFDTDYSSYSSYTTVETQDWTRVSYAFNLANPVYDTFEFVFSLRNTRSDHLIIDDVRCARAPEPCDMVSCQSWERCVNATATCEPLSGRCNNATQCSEWQTCDASHTCVTAADRCVRHADCAGTPQTPVCDTASHLCVEGDPCAGVVCNNPATSCNPTTGVCELSPGACFTTYDCRGDLPACDPATRRCVSAEHPANIIRNGGFENWSNTPIPYYGTPYIPDYWYGLDNGVADPGSEIKPSRLVPYTQAVHGGSRALQFVVPIQVAERFTLQKFNVPTGNYSCSYRVRGHGTIRHRIYSSAGWSPQTDFITVDSDAWEPVFFRFTGNVRDWRLFFYPGRSVADRDHLQVDDVVCTKD; the protein is encoded by the coding sequence GTGAAGTTGTTCCGAGTATGCCTGACGTCGCTGATGGTCCTGCTGACCGCCTGCGGTGATTCGACGGATCCAGAAGGGCCCCCTGATTCCGGTCAGCCACGACCGGACGCGGGCACGCAGCAGCCGGATGCTGGCACCGAAGTGCCGGATTCAGGCTCGGAGCCTCCGGACTCCGGGACGGAGACGCCCGACTCGGGCACCGAGACTCCGGACTCTGGCACTGGGACCCCGGACTCGGGCACGGAGACTCCGGACGCTGGCACCGAGGTTCCGGATGCGGGCACCGGGACGCCTGATTCGGGGACCGAGACGCCGGACGCGGGCACGGAGACGCCCGATGCGGGCTCCGACGCCGGGACGAGCGTCCTCGACAACTGGAGCTTCGAGGAATGGCCCGGCGCGCTTCCCTCCCAGTGGCTGGGCAGCAAGTCGAACCTCACCAGCGACGCGGTGCAGAAGGTGACGACGAATCCCTACCAGGGCCTCAACGCGGCCCGGCTGATCAATGACACGGGCACGCACAAGCGCTTCACCACCGTCGCGAAGTCCATGCCCGCCGGCCGCTACTCCTGCACCTACCAGGTGCGGGGCTCCGGTGAGATCCGCAACGCCTTCTTCGACACCGATTACTCCTCGTACTCGAGCTACACCACGGTCGAGACCCAGGACTGGACCCGGGTGTCGTACGCCTTCAACCTCGCCAACCCCGTCTACGACACCTTCGAGTTCGTCTTCAGCCTCCGGAACACCCGGAGCGACCACCTGATCATCGACGACGTGCGCTGCGCCCGCGCCCCGGAGCCGTGTGACATGGTCAGCTGCCAGTCATGGGAGCGCTGCGTGAACGCCACCGCGACCTGTGAGCCGCTCTCCGGCCGCTGCAACAACGCCACCCAGTGCAGCGAGTGGCAGACCTGCGATGCGTCCCACACGTGCGTGACCGCGGCGGACCGCTGCGTCCGCCATGCGGATTGCGCCGGCACTCCGCAGACGCCCGTCTGTGATACCGCCTCGCACCTCTGCGTGGAAGGCGACCCCTGCGCGGGCGTCGTCTGCAACAACCCGGCGACGAGCTGCAACCCCACGACGGGCGTGTGCGAGCTGTCCCCTGGGGCCTGCTTCACCACCTACGACTGCCGCGGCGACCTGCCCGCCTGCGACCCGGCGACCCGTCGCTGTGTCTCCGCCGAGCACCCCGCGAACATCATCCGCAACGGCGGCTTCGAGAACTGGAGCAACACGCCCATTCCGTACTACGGCACCCCGTACATTCCCGACTACTGGTACGGGCTGGACAACGGCGTCGCGGATCCGGGCTCGGAGATCAAGCCCTCGCGCCTCGTGCCCTACACGCAGGCGGTGCACGGAGGCTCGCGTGCGCTCCAGTTCGTCGTCCCCATCCAGGTCGCCGAACGCTTCACGCTCCAGAAGTTCAACGTGCCGACCGGCAACTACTCCTGCTCGTACCGGGTGAGGGGCCACGGCACCATCCGCCACCGCATCTACTCGAGCGCCGGCTGGAGCCCTCAGACGGACTTCATCACGGTGGACAGCGATGCCTGGGAGCCGGTGTTCTTCCGCTTCACCGGCAACGTGCGTGACTGGCGCCTGTTCTTCTACCCCGGCCGCAGCGTGGCGGACCGCGACCACCTCCAGGTGGACGACGTGGTCTGCACGAAGGACTAG
- a CDS encoding DUF5953 family protein: protein MVFGRNGITISVYAPALVGDDERPLAIVHGMERALPGLRLEWTTSEKEDLIPLHHRDEWVASNRTDGGFPFLCNDDDDHLVAISGWENPNGLAADGMPHFEVHAHLPLDPASIAAVADVLAAIGEGARAYWGHATPSNATVEISRQTVDPVRKPGVPPRGLPTLRFPDYICSPEIPHCLGWLNYWSAAAAQAIGFPDTARDADLLSRARRTATGGWVVQLTDAPLDLDNPAHLDALKRAYERFPEIGGRATP from the coding sequence ATGGTGTTTGGTCGAAATGGGATTACTATCAGCGTGTACGCGCCTGCGCTCGTGGGCGACGATGAACGCCCGCTTGCCATCGTTCATGGAATGGAGCGTGCGCTTCCTGGATTGCGCTTGGAGTGGACGACCTCGGAGAAGGAAGACCTCATCCCGCTACATCACCGCGATGAGTGGGTTGCGTCCAACAGGACAGACGGAGGGTTTCCGTTCCTTTGCAACGATGACGATGACCACCTGGTGGCGATTTCCGGGTGGGAAAATCCGAACGGTCTTGCCGCAGATGGCATGCCGCATTTTGAAGTTCATGCGCACCTGCCACTCGACCCAGCCAGTATCGCTGCGGTAGCGGATGTGCTAGCGGCCATTGGGGAAGGCGCACGCGCGTATTGGGGGCACGCCACGCCATCCAACGCGACCGTGGAAATTTCGCGGCAGACGGTCGATCCGGTGCGTAAGCCAGGAGTTCCGCCACGGGGGCTGCCCACGCTCAGGTTCCCAGACTACATCTGCTCGCCTGAGATTCCGCATTGCCTCGGGTGGCTGAACTACTGGTCGGCCGCCGCTGCTCAGGCCATCGGGTTTCCGGACACGGCGCGCGACGCGGACTTGCTCTCACGGGCGCGGCGCACCGCGACGGGCGGGTGGGTCGTGCAGCTCACGGACGCGCCGCTCGATCTCGATAACCCCGCCCACCTGGACGCGCTCAAACGGGCCTACGAGCGCTTCCCGGAGATCGGCGGGCGAGCCACCCCTTGA
- a CDS encoding DUF6310 domain-containing protein, with amino-acid sequence MRLRTWSALLLLLTTCASAPAPPSMPRPHAFAPTPTSGPRIRLVSAPMEPTPERSWIGKADLDKARALLSRARKDIEPRQWEQLDRKLTAAERAFERFSRAARTSGQAAEVARGVEGFAQAGRASEAPLALSRMGPVLVALVLLWPSSTVGPEQDSRPPWVDAQREFEARLRDVSESSRQLMVELEAQPRATKAPAREPSPQKQLASALVEEDDPRCNPIPLPRHRGGHDPHNECADMLPGNTFPGGDVYVNGKNFDALQLATRTLWEVKTDDFEKQPSRSQMFFVRMKLPEIQREKRLAEACGYNFVVGVKSTAHKIALESLDRNLNIVIMDWC; translated from the coding sequence ATGCGCTTGCGAACCTGGAGCGCGCTCCTGTTGCTGCTCACCACATGCGCTAGCGCGCCCGCCCCGCCGTCGATGCCACGGCCCCATGCCTTCGCGCCGACTCCCACCTCGGGCCCGCGCATCCGGCTCGTTTCGGCGCCGATGGAACCAACACCGGAACGGTCGTGGATTGGAAAGGCGGATCTGGACAAGGCCAGGGCACTGCTGTCTCGGGCGCGCAAAGACATCGAGCCGCGTCAGTGGGAACAGTTGGACCGCAAACTCACCGCAGCGGAACGGGCCTTCGAGCGCTTCTCCCGTGCCGCGAGGACGAGCGGGCAAGCCGCAGAGGTGGCGAGGGGAGTCGAGGGCTTCGCGCAGGCTGGACGCGCGAGCGAGGCTCCTTTGGCGCTCTCCAGGATGGGTCCGGTGCTCGTGGCCCTCGTCCTGCTCTGGCCCTCCAGCACCGTCGGGCCGGAGCAGGACAGCCGCCCGCCCTGGGTCGACGCTCAACGGGAGTTCGAGGCACGGCTGCGGGACGTCTCGGAGTCCTCACGGCAGCTCATGGTGGAACTTGAGGCCCAGCCTCGTGCGACGAAAGCACCGGCACGGGAGCCCTCGCCGCAGAAGCAGCTCGCGTCCGCCCTCGTGGAGGAAGACGACCCGAGATGCAATCCCATCCCCTTGCCGCGCCACCGTGGCGGCCATGACCCGCACAACGAATGTGCCGACATGCTGCCGGGCAACACCTTCCCTGGTGGGGATGTGTACGTGAATGGGAAGAATTTCGACGCGCTGCAACTGGCCACGCGTACGCTCTGGGAGGTCAAGACGGATGACTTTGAAAAACAACCATCCCGCTCTCAAATGTTCTTTGTCAGGATGAAACTGCCGGAAATACAACGCGAGAAAAGGCTCGCAGAAGCATGTGGCTATAATTTTGTCGTTGGCGTCAAAAGCACCGCACATAAAATTGCTCTTGAGAGCCTGGATCGCAACCTCAACATCGTCATTATGGACTGGTGCTGA